One window from the genome of Pseudoalteromonas sp. '520P1 No. 423' encodes:
- a CDS encoding ATP-binding protein, protein MDKRSICFILIALLFAKPLFVIAQEIFTDVNLPMMNFTPESGLSQVTVNAITQDKTGFMWFGTQTGLNRFDGYEFVQYRATPASKNHLAGNFITALQSCDENGLWIGTTSGLSLYDINTGLFRSFIKSFNPTIPSDNVQKIICSKEHIFVGTQANGAYRISLDDFKVTIFHGTQNLKVMDMRLSLNHVFIATDEGLFSVERKTYELKKHTNKALNTIAILENFIVAGRNDAWLEYYKINDSNLDLKWRHSLTENDKNTIKVVIKQSNMIYVGTNLGVSIFDTKGQLLQTYQHNDLISNSLADDIVLSLFIDNKLGLWIGTNSGGVSYFSNEIKKFGHVNHQNYQESPIDHVDIRAFSSDAKGQLWFATTKGAYVFNDEKFIKADILYEQLRPFENAFITNFFINGNDIWFTSRGDGIARFNINTNEFEQYSSEFNNSPAVSVNDLVLYGRDIIASTRGYGLLRYDEHKNMFVGYLNDKNNTSMDTTDLLVKDETLWFGSVGAGLFKYRNNRLEQLNTSNGLFSDIIFSLALDDKGRIWSTSEVGINITDDNLNIIESLNQKKGLINESVWSIVFDDINSMWVGTSDGLARIYVDTYEIDNYSALEGAQSAEFNFGAAWKSNEGRIFLGGTNGFNQFLPSEIVEVTHKPNLLLNTISILGEEITPQNSPELIQLQPHLVKEITLNYDQDIMSFNYVVLAFSNHRQMSYFYRIIGLSDKWMSLDDNSRQINLIKPLPGSYQLEVYALDQHGNKSNMHQLNIELLAPWWWSSVSKVVYIFLVTSAIILIFLYRYWVYKQVIKDNHAMAELKQRLELSLWASGDELWDWDLIKNKIRRYTVESRIDYGNGQNGESIDFIHIEDRDALHKKIEACLHQGVDSYELAVRVKDFFGNWCWVLDRGKVVARNSQGKVTRIAGSMRDITALKQHEDSLQDLNDKLEQKVSLRTVEISKKNEALKSALSQLEIAQEELVESEKMASLGSLVAGISHEINTPLGIAMTAITHNQDCLIEMEQKLDNKSLTQDDLINSNNNQKEGYRLILKNLDRANHLIASFKQVAVDQNSETQREVNLTEYIHEVMNSVKPLFNKKVIGVVIDGPEALTINTYPGPIYQVITNLVNNSVLHAFEHLEKGEIRIEISILEGRICLNYFDNGKGMDLYMLKHIFDPFVTSKRNQGGSGLGMNIVYNLVTQVLKGEIKCFSSPESGFEVKIYFPVSIN, encoded by the coding sequence ATGGATAAACGTTCCATCTGTTTTATTTTGATAGCACTACTTTTTGCAAAACCACTGTTCGTTATAGCGCAGGAAATTTTCACGGATGTAAATTTACCTATGATGAATTTCACTCCGGAGTCTGGTTTAAGTCAGGTGACAGTAAATGCGATTACGCAAGATAAAACAGGGTTTATGTGGTTTGGTACACAAACGGGTTTAAATCGTTTTGATGGTTATGAGTTTGTGCAGTATAGAGCTACACCAGCTTCAAAAAATCATTTAGCGGGTAATTTTATTACAGCGCTACAAAGTTGTGATGAGAATGGATTATGGATAGGTACTACGAGTGGATTGAGTTTATATGATATAAATACAGGTTTATTTCGTTCATTTATAAAAAGTTTTAACCCGACGATTCCTTCAGATAATGTGCAAAAAATAATATGTTCAAAAGAACACATTTTTGTAGGTACTCAGGCAAATGGTGCATATAGAATTAGTTTAGATGATTTTAAAGTAACTATATTTCACGGAACTCAAAACTTAAAAGTGATGGATATGAGGCTATCTTTAAATCATGTATTTATCGCAACTGATGAAGGTTTATTTTCTGTAGAGCGAAAAACGTATGAATTAAAAAAACATACAAATAAAGCTCTAAATACAATTGCTATACTTGAAAACTTTATAGTTGCAGGTCGAAACGATGCATGGCTAGAGTATTATAAAATAAATGACTCTAATCTAGATTTAAAGTGGCGGCATTCGTTAACTGAAAACGATAAAAACACAATCAAAGTTGTAATAAAACAGAGTAATATGATTTATGTTGGCACTAATTTAGGGGTCTCAATATTTGATACAAAAGGCCAACTTCTCCAAACTTACCAACATAATGACTTAATATCAAATAGCTTAGCTGATGATATTGTATTGTCTTTATTTATTGATAATAAGCTTGGCCTTTGGATTGGAACAAACTCAGGTGGTGTGAGCTACTTCTCTAATGAAATAAAGAAGTTTGGTCATGTTAATCATCAAAATTATCAAGAAAGCCCCATCGACCATGTAGATATCAGAGCATTTTCTTCCGATGCTAAAGGCCAACTCTGGTTTGCTACAACTAAGGGAGCTTATGTATTTAATGATGAAAAATTTATTAAAGCTGATATTTTATATGAACAGTTAAGGCCATTTGAGAATGCTTTCATTACTAATTTTTTTATAAATGGTAATGATATTTGGTTTACAAGCAGAGGAGATGGTATTGCTAGATTTAATATTAATACTAATGAGTTTGAGCAATATTCTTCAGAATTTAACAATTCACCTGCAGTATCTGTTAATGATTTAGTTCTATATGGTCGTGATATTATTGCCAGCACTCGAGGTTATGGTTTGTTGCGCTATGATGAACATAAAAATATGTTTGTTGGGTATTTGAATGACAAAAATAATACCTCAATGGATACAACTGATCTTTTGGTTAAAGATGAGACTCTTTGGTTTGGTTCTGTAGGTGCCGGGTTATTTAAATATCGCAATAATCGTTTAGAACAATTGAATACATCAAATGGATTGTTCTCAGATATCATATTTTCATTAGCATTAGACGATAAAGGTCGAATTTGGAGTACCAGTGAAGTAGGAATTAATATTACGGATGATAATTTAAATATCATCGAATCTTTAAATCAAAAAAAAGGCCTTATTAATGAATCTGTTTGGAGTATTGTTTTTGATGATATAAATAGCATGTGGGTAGGTACCAGTGATGGTTTAGCACGTATATATGTAGATACTTATGAAATTGATAATTATAGTGCTCTCGAAGGTGCACAAAGTGCAGAATTTAATTTTGGCGCGGCTTGGAAATCGAATGAAGGGAGGATTTTTTTAGGAGGAACCAATGGCTTTAACCAATTTTTACCGAGTGAAATAGTTGAAGTGACGCATAAACCTAATTTATTACTGAATACTATTTCTATTTTAGGTGAAGAGATTACTCCCCAAAATTCACCAGAATTAATTCAACTTCAGCCTCATTTGGTGAAAGAAATTACATTAAATTACGATCAAGATATTATGTCATTTAACTACGTTGTTTTAGCTTTCTCTAATCATCGACAGATGTCATATTTTTACAGAATTATAGGCTTATCAGATAAGTGGATGTCCTTAGATGATAATAGTAGGCAGATAAATTTAATTAAACCTTTACCAGGTAGTTATCAATTAGAAGTTTATGCATTAGATCAGCATGGCAATAAGTCAAATATGCATCAATTAAATATTGAATTATTAGCTCCTTGGTGGTGGAGTTCAGTCAGTAAAGTTGTTTATATATTTTTAGTTACTAGCGCAATAATCTTAATATTTTTATATCGTTACTGGGTATACAAGCAAGTTATTAAAGATAATCACGCTATGGCTGAACTCAAACAAAGGTTGGAACTATCATTATGGGCTAGCGGTGATGAACTTTGGGATTGGGATTTAATCAAGAATAAAATACGTCGTTATACAGTTGAATCTCGCATTGATTATGGAAATGGGCAAAATGGTGAAAGTATTGATTTTATTCATATTGAAGATAGAGATGCCCTGCATAAAAAAATAGAAGCCTGCTTACATCAAGGTGTTGATAGTTATGAATTAGCAGTGCGAGTTAAAGACTTTTTTGGTAATTGGTGTTGGGTATTAGATAGAGGTAAAGTTGTGGCTAGAAACTCACAAGGAAAAGTCACTCGTATTGCAGGTTCAATGAGAGATATAACTGCTCTCAAACAGCATGAAGATTCTTTACAAGACTTAAATGACAAGTTAGAGCAAAAGGTGTCGCTAAGAACAGTTGAAATATCTAAAAAAAATGAAGCGTTAAAAAGTGCATTGTCTCAATTAGAGATTGCGCAAGAAGAGTTAGTTGAAAGTGAAAAAATGGCTTCTTTAGGTAGTTTAGTCGCGGGTATTTCTCATGAAATAAATACACCATTAGGAATTGCAATGACAGCAATTACCCATAATCAAGATTGTTTGATCGAAATGGAACAAAAATTAGATAATAAAAGTTTAACTCAAGATGACTTAATAAATTCTAATAATAATCAAAAAGAGGGTTATAGGTTAATTTTAAAAAATTTAGATCGCGCAAATCATTTAATCGCCAGTTTTAAACAAGTTGCTGTTGATCAAAACTCTGAAACTCAGAGGGAAGTGAATTTAACTGAATATATTCATGAAGTAATGAATTCTGTTAAACCTTTATTTAATAAAAAGGTGATTGGCGTTGTTATCGATGGACCAGAAGCTTTAACTATAAATACATACCCTGGTCCCATTTATCAAGTTATCACGAACTTAGTTAATAATTCTGTTTTACATGCTTTTGAACATTTAGAAAAAGGTGAAATTCGCATTGAAATTAGCATACTTGAAGGGCGTATATGCTTAAATTACTTTGATAATGGTAAAGGTATGGATCTTTATATGCTCAAACATATATTTGATCCTTTTGTTACCAGTAAACGAAATCAAGGTGGCAGTGGCTTAGGAATGAATATCGTTTATAACTTGGTAACTCAAGTATTAAAAGGAGAGATAAAGTGTTTCTCAAGCCCAGAAAGTGGCTTTGAAGTTAAAATCTATTTTCCGGTGAGTATAAACTAA